TATATAAGTATATGATGCTGGGACTCACCAGAAAGGTGTCGATCGAACCCTATAGTAATTATGAAGTAATAGATTACAATGCATTGTATACTATTCCTGTCATGTGTAATCGTATATATTTGTGCCTTTGCAAAAGTTCTCTGTAGGTTTCCGGTGCAGGGGGCATTAAACAATATGAGTAAAGGGTCAAATCACGGCTCAACCTCTTTTCTAAAACTTTACTGAAGGTGGCATGTTTACGAAATGAGATGTGACAAATTTAAACATCTCTCTGGCAGATCTCTGagttttattttaccttttgaATGTCAAACCCCCTTTTCCCCTTTTATTAAACTGCCCATTTCCCcctttgttctctctcttctcgtCACCTCCACTGCCTCTGTGTTCCTGCGAGGGACGTCCCTCCAACAGTCAACATCTTCCAACTTGCATTGATTGACATGCTGTGTTGATTTTCTcattactgacacacacacacacatatatatgcactggaagccatttaaaaaaaacaaaagcatattCCAGCGTTAAAGTGCGCTCAGGCTTCACCTGCAGCTCGCGCCACAGAAATGGCAAAGGGCAGAGATGCATGTACGTCAGAGGCCCGGGGCTATTTCACCGATCTTCATTAGCCGGTCGCTCGTAGTGATAACGTTGAGATTATTCACCTCCTCCGACCTCGGGCCCGAGCAAACAGCCGAATTACACAGATACATTCTCATtagaaccaaaaaaaacaacacgctAATATTTATCTCCATCCCATAATCCTCACCACAGCCTCAGCCGCCCGCCAAAAACAAGCAGCGAAGATTAAAtcacctgtttgtgtttatgatttattttatattaacgTTGCAGATCAACGCTTTCCCAATTTCCTCCACCTGCACTTCCGCTGTTTCTCGCCCTGAGCTGCTCATTTTACCCGGCGAGCGTAATGAAGtctcaaacaaaaaaacacgaCTCCACACTCCGATAAATGGGAAATGATATTGTGTGTAATTATAAACAAGTGGGAGAAGATGGTAGGGGGGATTAGCTGGAATGAAACTAACCGGATGAGGATATGGTAATTTAATGGAGGACGTTCATTGGTAAACTGCGCCAGTAGCTACACTTTCACACATTCTCTGACAGCATAATATGTGCATTgactttttggggggggggcctcACTTGCTGCCTTGCTTTCTCTTTAGCTGCCTCAAAAGACCCCGCAGCCTCAGAGCACTTTATGCTAAGTTAATTTACCCAAATATATCCACGGCATcatggcggcggcggcggcccgGCTATTCAACATCAACAACTTTGTTAATGGAAACTTACTGATCCATAAACGCTTGTGCTGCCACAGACGTTTGCTGGGGGGCAGTTCACATATGAATGTTAAAAACCCACAGATCGATGAGGGGCATTTGCAAAGGAGGCATAAGGTGTGTTTAATTATAATTGCGTCTGgggttcgtgtgtgtgtgtgtgtgtgtgtgtgtgtgtttgttgggggaggggctgctgctgttgaggcTGCTTGGCGGGGGCCTCTGTATTTAAATAAGGTCACATTTCGGCCTCACCTTGCAAGTGTTGTGCTATATTAAATGCCACTCATGTTAAGTGTGTTGAAACTCCTCTGATGTAGTCAAGACATAATATAAAGGTTAAATTGAAAAATGTCCCTTCAGCAGCTCGGGCGCACGCCATGATTGATCTCCCCCCCTCGCACAGGCAGCAGGAAACGTTACAGGCCTCCGTTCGGTTCGGCTTCTCTCTAAGTGTGTGAATACAGTTCGTTGTAATGAGGCCTGACGGGATTAGAAATTTAAGTGTCAGTCAATCAGGAATTTGAAAGGTCAATGAAAAGAATTTGCAAAATgtgggaggtgggggagggggggggattggAATAATTGAATTCAGTTGGAATAGgccttttttaaagaaaatactaGTGGTAGAAAACACAGGTAACACCGTCAACAAAGGCTCTGACCTGTGTGATGTgtaatatgtttatatattgttGTGTGGAAGTGGATTTAGTTCTGATGGTCTATATTTACCTCGgccagtttgtttgtttgtttgttttgtttgtttttgagcaggattatgaaaaaaacacttctacAAACCTTGGTGAAAAAGATgaggtgtgggtcagggaagacattttggtttggatccagaTTAGAGAgtgaatccaggatttttttataattttcttcaacattgtaAGATAAGATCTCTTGGTATTTAtcaaatttttctttttttactttttcactgatttcacagatcagtatgtgaaatttggtgcagcttgattgactctaaggagactgttgggctttACTTTTAAGGTGTTGACTTAAACATGTCATATTTGTTGATTAGGCgctaaacaaatatattgaattgaattgagttACTGACTTTCTTGGCATTCTAGTTATGTTTTAGTTTCagttgaataaagttttaagcagcaacaaagcagatttttgtcttttttttttcctgataaaATCATTATTATCAGAACAGTTTAAATTCTAAAGACCAAATGAACAGGGGACAATGATGTGACGACACGGACATGAACATAAACTCTTTGTTTATGAAGAAGTTcatgtgacctgaagataaatcaataaatccaaTAAAACATATGGAGTTAGcttcacaaatattttaaacacatcatCCTCACAGCTCCtgtgtatttacatatatatacatttatatatatatagattacCGTAAACCTATAGTCTACGTCAGCACTGGACACTGCACTAacagtttaataacaacatgaaCACTCCACTGTATTGTTCACATTTGAACTCTGACAGCATGATGACTTGATCCCACCGTACTGTACCTCTTTATTTGTTCCTCATGTATATTTTATAGTCTGTAAAATTCCTCTCGTGGAATCTCTCTTGTCTTTGGACGTCCTTAAACCTCCCAGTTTTGGACAAGTCGTCAGTTTAGTCTCTTTGTTGCTTTCCTCTCATGTTCTCACAGAGTCCAGAAGTGCAGGTTCATTTGCTGGGACTCCAGAACATGTAATGGCGGCCCTGTGGGCCCTATGTGCACGGGGCCGTGGGAGGATCTGAACCCAGGTAGGGGTGGATCTGGAGTGGACAGGATGTAGTCAATGCTAAACTTGATCTCCGACTCTGGCTTCCCCTGCTGGGTGGGGTTTGGGACGAGGGGGTTCTGCTGTGGACCCGGCCTCGGCCTGTCAGGGTTCAAAGGGCAGAGGGTGGAGTCAGATTCTGGGTGCCGGGCTGCGGGTACGTGTCGATTGTTGTGGCTTTCCAGAGGGTGGAAAGGGGTTTCTCCAGAATCACGGAGGCCGATTTTCATGTTCCTCCTGCGCCGGCGACGCCGAAAGTTTCCATTTTCAAAGAGGTCGAGCATGGATTCACAGCCAGTGGCAAAAGTCCAGTAGTTTCCCTTCCCCTTCTCATTGCCCTCTGTCCGAGGAacctggagaaataaaaaacaaaaacgtattaatgaagaaaacattattattactgtctaaaggaaaaaagaacattataaaactattttattaCATCTCTGGTGATGAACagataaaaagatgaaataaacttaaaattaattaatattaattcatgAGGTATAAAAGGTCTTTTGGCCACATTTCTTTCATTAGCCattaaaacacttgaacatcatGTTAAACAGATCTGATTTCCCAGGGTGCCCCAGGAGTCCTCACCTTGATGAAGCAGCTGTTG
This is a stretch of genomic DNA from Hippoglossus stenolepis isolate QCI-W04-F060 chromosome 21, HSTE1.2, whole genome shotgun sequence. It encodes these proteins:
- the foxl3 gene encoding forkhead box L3 encodes the protein MFDNAHYPFNCFNYDGDGYPSSSTDEDKKMCRPAYSYIALIAMAIQQSPEQRVTLSGIYEFIMKRFPYYRSNQRAWQNSIRHNLSLNSCFIKVPRTEGNEKGKGNYWTFATGCESMLDLFENGNFRRRRRRRNMKIGLRDSGETPFHPLESHNNRHVPAARHPESDSTLCPLNPDRPRPGPQQNPLVPNPTQQGKPESEIKFSIDYILSTPDPPLPGFRSSHGPVHIGPTGPPLHVLESQQMNLHFWTL